The following is a genomic window from Anopheles aquasalis chromosome 3, idAnoAquaMG_Q_19, whole genome shotgun sequence.
ACACTAGTGTAAGCAACGAAAGTAATAGTAATACTAATAGTTCTAATAACGATCGTCCCATcgacgatcatcaccatcaccatcatgaggaagaggaggaaccaAGTGAAAGTACCGCGCGCAATGCTTCGCAGCACAGAGGAACCAGCAGACTCGATAGTCGTGATTTGTACAATGTATGCCCGTTGATACTATCGCGGCTTCTCTCGGAAGAGCCACTAGCGCGAGCTGGATGCTTTACACCGGACAGTGTTCCTGAGCTGCAGGTacgcagcagccagcatactcatcaccatcatgatgGGGATTCGCACGAATTGGCCGTTTGGGTGTACTCGTTTCTCGCCATCCTCGGTGTGAGCTTGTGCGGATTGCTCGGTGTGGTGGTAATACCATGCATGGATAAACACTTTTACCACCATGCACTCCAGTTCCTGGTCGCGTTGGCCGTCGGTACGCTTTGTGGGGATGCGTTGCTCCACCTACTACCGCACGCCATGTTTCCTGATGGGCTCTCGCTGGAAAATGCCCACGATCAAATGATGTACAAAGGATTGGCGGCAGTATTTGGGATTGTGTTCTTTTACTTTATGGAACGGCTGCTAACGATGATCGCGGAGTGGTACAAAGGCCGGGAGAAAAAAGATAAACCCTCGTCCCGTGTGCGCGTAATGCGTGATCCGGAGTCGAATTCGCTGCATCTTGCGGCCGGCAATGGAGAGAAGCAGTGCAAGCATAAGTACAGTGCCTATCCGTACTGTTACGATGAGATCGCCATGGACACGAAGGACGATCACCATGAGCACAACCAGGTGAACGAGAACCACAACAATGTGCTGGCCAAGTGTGCCAATAGTCATGGggatgagcagcaacagcaacagcagccacatcATGGTAACGAACATATTCCGTTgaatcacaacaacagcactaCGTCGGTTgcgaacaaccaccaccgttccggCGGTACATCCCATGATGAAACGATCCACACGACCAGTAACAGCATCGACAACAACACGGTCTCCAGCAACCTGGACGATGGGTCGATCGAAAGTGGAGAACCGCAGACGGTGGTCCCGCTGAAAACGGAAGCTACGAAAAAActgcgaaaggaaaattataCCATCATTCTGCGGGAACACGAAACCAAACACCACGGTCATTCGCATACTCACGGACATGTACACTCGCCCCCGGGATCGCTGTCGGCCGTCGTCTGGATGGTTATTATGGGCGATGGATTGCATAACTTTACCGACGGTATGACCATCGGGGCGGCCTTTGCAAACAATATAGCTGGCGGTTTCTCGACCGCGATCGCAGTCTTCTGCCATGAGCTACCGCACGAGCTCGGAGATTttgcggtgctgctgaaggCCGGCATGTCTGCAAGAGAGGCCGTATTCTACAATTTGCTTTCGTCGGTGCTCAGCATCTTTGGTATGATCCTTGGCATCATGGTCGGTCATCAACCGCAAGCTTCGGCCTGGATTTTTGCTCTCGCTGCCGGCATGTTCCTTTACATAGCAATGGTGGACATGGTAAGAACCTAAACCTTTCATATCTTGTAATCTGTATGCCTAATGGTcactttgctttctttttttagaTTCCAG
Proteins encoded in this region:
- the LOC126576214 gene encoding zinc transporter foi, translating into MARHIMAVCVVCLLCADHVRCKQHFSGADQAPSVERTQYDRTNNPAFDHEQHWLPYGEYDAPPNGDHRIVKRHSHHSHGSEEKNHGEDEVEEERAEFERKLNPMVKEFVMKIFAEFGNPETMQMDGKGFERMMDRLGLYQMIGGEAGAKITTNSGGGLSEATESDRQLQNSVKCLSSNDFLRRVTNVKVPSEEWHKEVHTVSKDSAADDNNDTQQHNSSDHSLQSNTSVSNESNSNTNSSNNDRPIDDHHHHHHEEEEEPSESTARNASQHRGTSRLDSRDLYNVCPLILSRLLSEEPLARAGCFTPDSVPELQVRSSQHTHHHHDGDSHELAVWVYSFLAILGVSLCGLLGVVVIPCMDKHFYHHALQFLVALAVGTLCGDALLHLLPHAMFPDGLSLENAHDQMMYKGLAAVFGIVFFYFMERLLTMIAEWYKGREKKDKPSSRVRVMRDPESNSLHLAAGNGEKQCKHKYSAYPYCYDEIAMDTKDDHHEHNQVNENHNNVLAKCANSHGDEQQQQQQPHHGNEHIPLNHNNSTTSVANNHHRSGGTSHDETIHTTSNSIDNNTVSSNLDDGSIESGEPQTVVPLKTEATKKLRKENYTIILREHETKHHGHSHTHGHVHSPPGSLSAVVWMVIMGDGLHNFTDGMTIGAAFANNIAGGFSTAIAVFCHELPHELGDFAVLLKAGMSAREAVFYNLLSSVLSIFGMILGIMVGHQPQASAWIFALAAGMFLYIAMVDMIPELTSSHGAEERCKLSDFGLQLLGLVVGFGIMLLIAMYEHDLMEIFVH